In a genomic window of Thermogemmata fonticola:
- the drmB gene encoding DUF1998 domain-containing protein — protein MGLVVRCESEECIAKYQACEEDKESNEHEEHKTQEENKNGNEESKTQKKLPARSLLGLSKPKALEDILQCTGNRPWLGPKGREKGACPYPPRFLERLASNLYFPKIASSILIPPFSDPIRRIIDDSHNWCFLTSGLTEGGEPDDIRLRHFAELNRLDLNRLRKVVRQKLRGEGLSTTHEPVERYRHSEYRALLEAQTRPDEEFVTRHPNMTDYEADTRSFFDKIVLVEKLAETRVLIGFSRINSPLSPDFERDNLCPLSRKPQQWLPGVRVYGEGIFLKLNERAVQEWFQNIDQRYNSIRQNLKHTYDKLNRTPRPLSPRFFLLHTLAHVLIRRLTYECGYGTASLRERLYCSEDSKHPMSGLLIYTAAGDSKGTMGGLVEQGKPGRLEPLLMRALEDSLWCSADPLCVESHGQGIDSLNLAACHACCLLPETCCEEGNRLLDRVALVGRPENRRLGYFSRIINQIL, from the coding sequence GTGGGATTAGTCGTTCGATGTGAAAGCGAAGAGTGTATAGCCAAATATCAAGCATGTGAAGAAGACAAAGAAAGTAATGAACATGAAGAACATAAAACCCAAGAAGAAAATAAAAACGGGAATGAAGAAAGTAAAACCCAGAAAAAACTACCGGCTCGTTCGCTTCTTGGTCTGTCCAAACCAAAAGCCCTTGAAGATATACTTCAATGCACTGGAAATCGCCCTTGGCTAGGACCAAAGGGACGAGAAAAAGGGGCTTGTCCCTATCCACCACGATTTCTTGAGCGGTTGGCCAGTAATCTTTACTTCCCAAAAATCGCAAGTTCCATCCTAATTCCCCCCTTCTCGGATCCCATTCGTAGGATCATTGACGACTCCCACAACTGGTGTTTTCTAACTTCCGGTCTAACTGAGGGCGGTGAACCGGACGACATTCGGCTTCGCCACTTCGCGGAACTAAATCGGCTGGACTTAAATCGACTTCGGAAAGTGGTCCGCCAGAAGCTCAGGGGGGAAGGTCTGTCCACCACCCACGAGCCGGTCGAAAGGTACCGGCACTCAGAGTACCGGGCCTTGCTTGAGGCCCAAACTCGGCCCGACGAGGAATTCGTAACGCGCCACCCGAATATGACCGACTACGAGGCGGACACCCGATCGTTCTTCGATAAAATTGTCCTTGTCGAGAAGCTAGCTGAGACAAGGGTATTGATCGGATTCTCCCGCATCAATTCACCCCTTTCACCAGATTTTGAACGGGATAATCTTTGTCCACTCAGCCGCAAGCCGCAACAATGGCTCCCCGGCGTGAGAGTATACGGCGAAGGTATCTTTCTGAAGTTGAATGAAAGGGCTGTCCAAGAGTGGTTCCAAAACATTGACCAACGCTACAATAGTATCCGCCAAAACTTGAAGCACACTTACGACAAACTGAACCGCACCCCGCGACCGCTTTCACCCCGATTCTTCTTGCTCCACACGCTCGCCCACGTCTTGATCCGTCGTCTGACTTATGAATGCGGCTATGGCACTGCCTCCCTCCGAGAGCGGTTATACTGCTCCGAAGACTCTAAACATCCAATGTCTGGTCTTCTGATATACACCGCAGCGGGTGATTCTAAAGGTACGATGGGTGGTCTGGTCGAGCAGGGAAAGCCCGGCCGCTTGGAACCGCTTTTGATGAGAGCTTTGGAAGATAGTCTGTGGTGTTCTGCAGATCCGCTTTGCGTAGAAAGCCATGGACAAGGAATTGACTCTCTCAACCTAGCAGCATGCCATGCCTGTTGCCTCCTACCAGAAACCTGTTGTGAGGAGGGCAACCGCCTGTTGGATCGTGTCGCCTTAGTAGGGAGACCTGAGAATCGACGGCTTGGTTACTTTTCCCGAATCATCAACCAAATACTTTGA